The following coding sequences are from one Archocentrus centrarchus isolate MPI-CPG fArcCen1 chromosome 4, fArcCen1, whole genome shotgun sequence window:
- the dock7 gene encoding dedicator of cytokinesis protein 7 isoform X12, with translation MAERRAFAQKISRTVAAEVRKQIAGQYGGSPQLFKNLNVGTTTSNTVPLTEAVEPVDFEEYLITHPPIVESGPLRDLIEFPPDDIEVIYTPRECRTVVQAVPEEGDTDPHVRDCVRSYTEDWAVVNRKYHKLGTGFNPNTLDKQKERQKGLPKQVFEADEMPESSSYQDDQDDLKRRSMSIDDTPRGSWACSIFDLKNSLPDALLPHLLDRAPNEEIDRHNEEQRKTNRHRELFALHPALDEEEPIERHCVPEVPKEHFGQRLLVKCLSLKFEIEIEPIFASLALYDVKEKKKISENFFFDLNSEQTKAMLRPHIQTAAISTLARSAIFSITYPSQDVFLVIKLEKVLQQGDIGECAEPYMVFKESDAAKNKEKLEKLRSQSEQFCQRLGRYRMPFAWTAIHLMNIVNSAGSLERDTELEMSLSERKGSWSERRNSSIMGRRSLERTTSGDESCSLTGFRPATLTITNFFKQEGDRLSDEDLYKFLADMRRPSSVLRRLRPITAQLKLDISPAPENPHYCLTPDLLQVKPYPDSRVRPTREILEFPARDVYVPNTIYRNLLYVNPQSLNFANRQGSARNITVKVQFMNGEDPSNAMPVIFGKSSCADFYKEAYTAVVYHNRSPDFHDEVKIKLPASLSDHHHILFTFYHVSCQQKQNTPLETPVGYTWIPMLQNGRLRTGHFCLPVSLEKPPQSYSVLSPDVPLPGMKWVDNHRGVFNVEVVAVSTIHTQDQYLDKFFALVHALDEHMFPVRIGDMRIMENNLEAELKSSIAALNSSQLEPVVRFLHLLLDKLVLLVVRPPVIAGQIVNLGQACFEVMASIVNRLHKYLDTSQDMHGRNSLLSSYIHYVFRLPSTDPNSPSPDTNSSSSGPGGLGGSVHYATMARSAVRPASLNLNRSRSLSNSNPDISGTPTSPDDEVRSIIGSKLFHEELALQWVVSSGSVREGALQQAWFFFELMVKSIIHHLYFTDRLESPRKNRFPERFMDDITALVSTIAGDIVSRFQKDLELVERLNMSLAFFLNDLLSVMDRGFVFTLIRAFWKQVSTKLYALQNPTLESLRLDFLRIVCSHEHYVTLNLPCSLLTPPASPSPSVSSATSQSSGFSTHVQDQKIANMFELSVPFREQHYLAGLVLSELSVILDPDNEGMFGLHKKVVSVVHNLLSSHDSDPRYADPEVKARVAMLYLPLIGIVMEALPQLHDFTESHNQWGRPGGPQGAAVGSSGEEAEGEGNSMISQTVAMAIAGTSTASPMSRPSSFLLNSQASRQHGSFSAESSRSLLICLLWVLKNADELVLQKWFTDLSVSQLNRLLDLLYLCVSCFEYKGKKAFERMNSLTFKKSKDMKAKLEEAILGSIGARQEMVRRSRGQLERSPSGSAFGSQENLRWRKDMTHWRQNSEKMDKTRAELEHEALIDGNLATEANLIILDTLEIVVQTASVTESKESILGGVLKVLLHSMACNQSALYLQHCFATQRALVSKFPELLFEEETEQCADLCLRLLRSCSSSISTIRSHASASLYLLMRQNFEIGNNFARVKMQVTMSLSSLVGTSQNFNEEFLRRSLKTILTYAEEDLELRETTFPDQVQDLVFNLHMILSDTVKMKEHQEDPEMLIDLMYRIAKGYQTSPDLRLTWLQNMAGKHSERNNHAEAAQCLVHSAALVAEYLSMLEDRKYLPVGCVTFQNISSNVLEESAVSDDVVSPDEEGICSGKYFTEIGLVGLLEQAAASFSMAGMYEAVNEVYKVLIPIHEANRDAKKLATIHGKLQEAFGKIVHQDGKRMFGTYFRVGFYGTKFGDLDEQEFVYKEPAITKLAEISHRLEGFYGERFGEDQVEVIKDSNPVDKCKLDPNKAFIQITYVEPYFDTYEMKDRITYFDKNYNLRRFVYCTPFTLDGRAHGDLHEQFKRKTILTTSHAFPYIKTRINIIHKEEIISTPIEVAIEDMQKKTQELAFATHQDPADAKMLQMVLQGSVGTTVNQGPLEVAQVFLSEIPSDPKLYRHHNKLRLCFKDFTKRCEDALRKNKSLIGPDQKEYQRELERNYHRLKEALQPLINRKIPQLYKPVLQVNSHRDSFSRMSLRKLDI, from the exons ATATCATAAGCTCGGTACTGGCTTTAATCCCAACACTCTGGACAAACAGAAGGAGCGTCAGAAAGGCCTCCCCAAACAGGTGTTTGAAGCTGATGAGATGCCAGAAAGCAGCAGTTACCAGGATGACCAG GATGACCTGAAGCGACGGTCAATGTCTATAGATGACACCCCACGGGGCAGCTGGGCCTGTAGCATCTTTGACTTGAAGAATTCCCTCCCCGATGCCCTCCTCCCTCACCTCCTCGATCGTGCCCCCAATGAGGAGATTGACCGGCATAACGAAGAGCAGCGCAAGACCAACCGCCACCGCGAACTCTTTGCTCTGCACCCCGCCCTCGATGAG GAGGAGCCCATTGAGCGCCATTGTGTGCCTGAAGTACCTAAAGAACACTTTGGACAGAGGCTACTCGTCAAGTGCTTGTCCTTGAA GTTTGAGATCGAAATTGAACCCATATTTGCTAGTTTGGCCTTATATGATgtcaaggaaaagaaaaag ATATCAGAGAACTTTTTCTTTGACCTAAACTCTGAGCAGACAAAAGCAATGCTGCGTCCCCACATTCAGACAGCAGCCATCTCCACGCTGGCTCGCTCTGCCATATTCTCCATCACCTACCCCTCCCAGGATGTCTTCCTAGTCATCAAG CTGGAAAAAGTACTGCAACAGGGTGATATTGGAGAGTGTGCAGAGCCCTATATGGTCTTCAAAGAGTCAGATGCCGCCAAG AACAAGGAGAAGCTGGAGAAGCTTCGCAGCCAGTCAGAACAGTTCTGCCAGCGTCTGGGCCGCTACCGAATGCCTTTTGCTTGGACCGCCATCCATCTAATGAACATTGTTAACAGTGCTGGCAGCCTTGAGAGAGATACAGAGCTGGAGATGAGCCTCTCAG agagaaaaggctcATGGTCAGAACGGAGGAACTCGAGCATCATGGGAAGGCGTTCTCTAGAGAGGACCACAAGTGGAGATGAATCATGTAGCCTGACGGGTTTTAGACCTGCAACTCTTACCATTACCAACTTCTTTAAGCAG GAGGGAGACAGGCTTAGTGATGAGGATTTGTATAAGTTCTTAGCTGATATGAGAAGACCATCTTCAGTGCTGAGGAGACTCAGACCTATCACAG CCCAGTTGAAACTCGACATTTCTCCAGCTCCAGAGAACCCCCACTACTGCTTGACCCCTGACCTCCTGCAGGTTAAACCTTACCCAGACAGCAGAGTGCGTCCCACCAGGGAGATCCTTGAGTTCCCTGCCAGGGACGTCTATGTGCCGAACACCATATACAG AAATCTGCTGTATGTGAACCCTCAGAGTCTTAACTTTGCCAACCGCCAAGGCTCCGCCCGCAACATCACCGTGAAAGTGCAATTTATGAACGGAGAAGATCCAAGCAACGCAATGCCG GTAATATTTGGGAAGTCAAGTTGTGCAGATTTCTATAAAGAGGCCTACACTGCAGTGGTGTACCACAACAG ATCCCCCGACTTTCATGACGAGGTTAAGATCAAACTGCCTGCCTCTCTGTCAGACCACCACCACATTCTCTTCACCTTTTACCATGTCAGCTGCCAGCAGAAGCAGAACACACCGCTGGAGACCCCTGTGGGATACACG TGGATTCCCATGTTGCAGAATGGCCGTCTGCGGACGGGACACTTCTGTCTGCCCGTGTCTCTCGAAAAACCACCCCAGTCCTACTCTGTTCTCTCCCCAGAT GTCCCTCTCCCAGGCATGAAGTGGGTGGACAACCATCGAGGAGTATTCAATGTGGAAGTGGTGGCTGTTTCAACCATCCACACACAG GACCAGTACCTGGATAAGTTCTTTGCACTGGTACATGCCCTGGATGAGCACATGTTCCCAGTCAGGATCGGAGACATGCGCATCATGGAGAACAACCTGGAGGCCGAGCTCAAGTCTAGCATTGCAGCACTCAACTCCTCCCAGCTGGAACCAGTAGTTCGATTCCTTCACCTTCTGTTGGACAAGTTGGTGTTGCTGGTCGTGCGGCCACCAGTCATTGCTGGACAGATAG TGAATCTTGGGCAAGCATGTTTCGAGGTGATGGCCTCCATCGTGAACCGGCTTCATAAGTACCTGGACACCAGCCAGGACATGCACGGCCGCAACAGCCTGCTGTCCTCTTACATCCACTACGTCTTCCGCCTGCCCAGCACCGACCCCAACTCACCCTCACCAG ACACCAACTCATCCTCATCAG GCCCAGGAGGGTTGGGAGGTTCGGTTCACTATGCCACCATGGCTCGCTCAGCTGTTCGACCGGCCAGCCTTAATCTCAACCGCTCCCGTAGTCTTAGCAACAGTAACCCCGACATCTCCGGTACACCCACCTCTCCCGACGATGAGGTCCGCTCCATCATTGGCAGCAAG cTCTTCCATGAAGAGTTGGCTCTCCAGTGGGTGGTGAGCAGTGGAAGCGTGCGGGAGGGCGCTCTGCAGCAAGCCTGGTTTTTCTTCGAACTCATG GTGAAGAGTATTATCCACCACCTTTACTTCACCGACCGCTTAGAGTCACCCAGGAAGAACCGTTTCCCAGAACGCTTcatggatgacatcacagcCTTGGTCAGCACCATCGCTGGTGACATTGTGTCTCGCTTCCAAAAG gaTCTGGAGCTGGTGGAGAGGCTTAACATGAGCCTGGCCTTCTTTCTCAATGACTTGCTGTCAGTTATGGACCGAGGATTTGTCTTCACGCTAATTAGAGCATTCTGGAAACAG gTGTCCACAAAGCTTTACGCTTTGCAGAACCCAACCCTGGAGTCTTTGCGGCTTGATTTCTTAAGAATTGTTTGCAGCCATGAACACTACGTTACCCTCAATCTGCCCTGCAGCCTGCTCACCCCACCTGCCTCTCCTTCCCCCTCTGTGTCCTCAGCAACATCACAG AGCTCTGGCTTCTCCACACATGTCCAGGACCAAAAGATAGCCAACATGTTTGAGCTCTCTGTGCCCTTCAGAGAACAGCATTATCTAGCTGGACTCGTGCTGTCTGAACTGTCGGTAATACTGGACCCAGACAATGAGGG GATGTTTGGTCTGCATAAAAAAGTAGTGAGCGTCGTTCACAATCTCCTGTCCAGCCACGACTCTGATCCTCGCTACGCAGATCCTGAAGTCAAGGCCCGTGTTGCCATGCTTTACCTGCCTCTCATTGGCATCGTCATGGAGGCGCTGCCACAACTCCACGATTTTACAG AGTCACATAATCAGTGGGGTCGACCGGGCGGCCCTCAGGGGGCAGCAGTAGGCAGCAGCGGAGAAGAGGCAGAGGGAGAAGGTAACAGCATGATCAGTCAGACTGTCGCCATGGCGATAGCAGGCACCTCAACCGCATCTCCAATGTCCCGACCAAGCAGCTTCTTGCTCAACTCGCAG GCGAGTCGCCAGCATGGGAGCTTCTCAGCGGAGTCCAGTCGCAGTCTGCTGATCTGCCTGCTGTGGGTGCTAAAGAACGCCGATGAGCTGGTGTTACAGAAATGGTTCACAGACCTGTCGGTGTCCCAGCTCAACCGCCTGCTGGATCTCCTCTACCTCTGCGTCTCCTGCTTTGAATACAAG GGGAAGAAGGCGTTTGAACGCATGAACAGCCTAACCTTTAAGAAGTCCAAAGATATGAAGGCCAAGCTGGAGGAAGCCATACTGGGCAGCATCGGGGCCAGACAGGAAATGGTGCGACGCAGCCGGGGGCAACTAG AACGGAGTCCATCTGGCAGTGCTTTTGGCAGCCAGGAAAACCTTCGATGGAGAAAGGACATGACCCACTGGCggcaaaacagtgaaaagatGGACAA GACAAGAGCAGAGCTGGAACACGAAGCCCTTATTGATGGTAACCTGGCAACAGAGGCCAACTTAATAATTCTTGATACTCTGGAGATTGTTGTACAG ACGGCATCGGTGACCGAGTCCAAGGAGAGTATCCTGGGTGGAGTGTTGAAGGTGCTGCTCCACAGTATGGCGTGCAACCAGAGTGCCCTCTACCTTCAGCATTGTTTTGCAACACAGAGAGCCCTCGTATCTAAG TTTCCTGAACTGCTCTTTGAGGAGGAAACAGAGCAGTGTGCTGATCTGTGTTTGCGACtgctgaggagctgcagcagcagcataagCACCATCAGGTCCCATGCCAGTGCCTCCCTCTACCTCCTCATGAGGCAAAACTTTGAGATTGGCAAT AACTTTGCAAGAGTGAAGATGCAGGTGACTATGTCCCTTTCTTCGCTGGTTGGAACATCTCAGAATTTCAATGAAGAGTTCCTCCGTCGTTCTCTGAAGACCATCCTTACCTATGCAGAGGAGGATCTGGAACTGAGGGAGACCACGTTCCCTGATCAG GTCCAGGACCTTGTTTTTAATCTGCACATGATCCTGTCTGATACAGTGAAGATGAAGGAGCACCAGGAAGATCCTGAGATGTTAATAGATCTCATGTACAG GATTGCAAAAGGTTACCAGACATCTCCAGACCTGCGGCTGACGTGGCTCCAGAACATGGCCGGAAAGCACTCTGAGAGGAACAACCACGCCGAGGCTGCTCAGTGTCTGGTGCACAGTGCTGCCTTAGTAGCAGAATACCTAAGCATGCTGGAGGACCGTAAATATCTCCCTGTAGGCTGCGTCACCTTCCAG AATATTTCTTCAAATGTGCTGGAGGAATCTGCGGTTTCTGATGATGTGGTGTCACCAGACGAGGAGGGAATCTGCTCAGGGAAATACTTCACTGAGATCGGTCTCGTGGGTCTCCTAGAGCAGGCTGCTGCCTCTTTTTCCATG GCCGGCATGTATGAGGCTGTGAACGAAGTGTACAAGGTACTGATCCCAATCCACGAAGCCAACAGGGATGCAAAGAAGCTAGCCACCATTCATGGTAAACTACAGGAAGCCTTTGGCAAAATTGTTCatcag GATGGAAAGCGGATGTTTGGTACTTACTTCAGAGTGGGATTTTACGGTACGAAGTTTGGCGACTTGGATGAGCAAGAGTTTGTGTACAAAGAGCCTGCCATCACAAAGCTGGCTGAAATCTCTCACAGGCTAGAG GGTTTCTATGGGGAGCGATTTGGAGAGGACCAGGTAGAAGTCATTAAGGACTCCAACCCTGTGGATAAGTGCAAGCTGGACCCAAATAAG GCATTCATCCAGATCACATACGTGGAGCCGTACTTTGACACTTATGAAATGAAAGACCGCATCACATACTTTGACAAGAACTACAACTTGAGACGCTTTGTCTACTGCACTCCTTTCACCCTGGATGGGCGGGCGCACGGGGACCTGCACGAACAGTTCAAACGCAAGACCATCCTCACCACCTCCCACGCCTTCCCGTACATCAAGACACGGatcaacatcatccacaaagaggAA ATTATATCCACACCAATAGAGGTGGCAATAGAGGACATGCAGAAGAAGACTCAGGAGTTGGCGTTCGCCACCCACCAGGATCCTGCCGATGCCAAGATGCTGCAGATGGTCCTTCAGGGATCAGtgggcacaactgtaaaccag gGTCCTTTGGAGGTGGCTCAGGTGTTCCTGTCAGAGATCCCCAGTGACCCAAAACTGTACAGACACCACAATAAGCTTCGGCTCTGCTTTAAAGACTTCACAAAAAG GTGTGAGGATGCCCTGCGCAAGAACAAGAGCCTAATTGGTCCAGACCAGAAGGAGTACCAGAGGGAGCTGGAGAGGAATTACCACCGGCTGAAGGAGGCGCTGCAGCCGCTGATTAACCGGAAGATCCCCCAGCTTTATAAGCCTGTACTGCAGGTCAACTCGCACAG AGATTCCTTCAGCAGAATGAGTCTTCGCAAGCTTGACATTTGA